A window from Kovacikia minuta CCNUW1 encodes these proteins:
- a CDS encoding TIR domain-containing protein codes for MHNSVDTFISYGRLDSKAFCIKLYQRLTEEGLKVWFDQNDIPLGSDFQNEINDGIDQADNFLFVISPHAVNSPYCLKEIEQALQRNKRIIPVLHVREISRETWQQRNPQGDESTWEDHKAMGLVSAIPHMHPQIRKRNWAYFQEDIDDFETSLAGLLEAFNQHRDYVKQHCYFLGKALEWERHQRQSRYLLVGEDREQAEAWLKTNFKGEQSPCDPSELHCEFICESKKNANNLMTQAFISYAAEDKDFMVKLSKVLMRESFTIWTNQTDINTGEEFQTIINQGIEEADNVIYLISPNSLESKYCQQELAYALSLNKRIIPLLIKETNLEQVSRELRVLQFIDFSGYEDELQFRRSSDRLIKVLHEETRYYEQHKILLAKALKWERQHCNPSILLRGHNLRQAEAWLKLAQERSQHPPTALQKVFIAESQEQPPGQSLDVFISYSRVDSDFARRLNDSLEMQGKLTWFDQESIDPGSDFQQEIYEGIESSNNFLFVISLNAIQSTFCVDEVEYALKLNKRIVTVLYRSVPTEKLHPGLEKVQWVDFNNHNGDFHANFSELVRTLDTDMEYLRSHTRLLVKAIEWDREERNPDYLLRGKNLTDAERWLQASAAKHPQATTLQTQYVITSRKAPFPKPKLQTAVLTSLAVATLVMGIRFLGLLQPLELAAYDGLMRLRPSEEKDDRLLVVEINDQDARDQINREEIGLGSGLKDPSLERLLSKLAQYKPRIIGLDIYRDFNAKVPALADRLRNTDHLVGVCDISRKNNLVGGAEPIREIRFDRIPDRTGFSTPVVDEGEMNRRQLLMYPSGSKFCRGVQESFGLVIARRYLQAEGKPHQLPLWSSDQKEYRGDLTLNGIRLPRLGNWSGGYQQNLNAEAKVQTLLKYRTFDGNPDGERTKFADHVSLAEALKDSFNGERVKDRIVLIGFTSESVSNDYSNTPYGRIPGVWIQAQSVSQILSTALEGRSLIWWLPCWGDALWIGGWALVGGLIVWRFQRSGEWFWAGGIVLGVLVGTCGLIFVFQSGWIPLVPPMIALLLTSVSTIYMTSRRYR; via the coding sequence ATGCATAACTCTGTAGATACATTCATTTCCTATGGGCGGTTAGACAGCAAAGCCTTCTGCATCAAGCTATATCAACGTTTAACTGAAGAAGGGTTGAAGGTTTGGTTTGACCAAAATGACATTCCCTTAGGTTCTGATTTTCAGAATGAAATTAATGACGGAATCGATCAGGCAGATAATTTTCTATTCGTTATTTCACCCCACGCCGTTAACTCGCCCTATTGCCTGAAAGAAATTGAGCAAGCCCTTCAGCGCAATAAACGCATTATTCCAGTCCTACATGTTAGAGAGATTAGTCGCGAAACCTGGCAACAGCGAAATCCGCAGGGGGATGAGAGTACCTGGGAAGACCACAAAGCAATGGGTTTGGTTTCCGCCATACCCCATATGCACCCCCAAATTAGAAAGCGTAACTGGGCCTATTTTCAGGAAGACATTGATGATTTCGAAACATCGCTAGCAGGCTTACTAGAAGCATTTAACCAGCACCGAGACTATGTTAAGCAACATTGTTACTTTTTAGGCAAGGCACTGGAATGGGAACGTCACCAGAGGCAATCGAGATACCTGTTGGTTGGCGAAGACCGGGAACAGGCAGAAGCCTGGTTAAAGACAAATTTTAAAGGCGAACAGTCCCCCTGTGATCCGTCCGAGCTTCACTGCGAATTTATTTGTGAGAGCAAAAAGAACGCCAACAATTTAATGACCCAGGCGTTTATTAGCTATGCCGCAGAGGACAAAGACTTCATGGTGAAGCTGAGCAAGGTTTTGATGCGAGAAAGCTTTACCATCTGGACGAATCAAACCGATATTAATACAGGCGAGGAGTTTCAGACGATCATCAATCAGGGAATTGAAGAGGCGGATAACGTGATTTATCTGATATCTCCCAATTCATTGGAGTCGAAATATTGCCAACAAGAACTTGCCTATGCCCTCTCTCTCAATAAGCGCATCATTCCCCTGCTAATCAAAGAAACGAATCTGGAGCAGGTTTCCAGAGAATTGCGCGTGTTGCAATTCATTGACTTTAGTGGATATGAGGATGAGCTTCAATTCCGCAGAAGTAGCGACAGACTGATCAAGGTTCTGCATGAAGAGACGCGCTACTACGAGCAGCATAAGATTTTGCTGGCAAAAGCGCTTAAGTGGGAACGTCAACACTGTAATCCCAGCATTCTGCTACGGGGACATAATTTGCGTCAGGCAGAAGCCTGGTTAAAGCTGGCTCAGGAGCGATCGCAACATCCGCCGACGGCTCTCCAGAAAGTTTTTATTGCCGAAAGCCAGGAACAGCCACCTGGACAGTCTTTAGATGTGTTTATTTCTTACTCCCGGGTTGATTCTGACTTTGCCCGCAGGTTAAACGACTCGCTAGAAATGCAGGGCAAGCTAACCTGGTTTGATCAGGAAAGTATTGATCCAGGTAGTGATTTTCAACAAGAGATTTATGAGGGAATTGAATCATCCAATAATTTTCTATTTGTGATTTCTCTGAATGCGATTCAGTCAACCTTTTGCGTGGATGAAGTGGAGTACGCACTTAAACTGAATAAGCGAATTGTGACGGTACTGTATCGATCAGTTCCCACTGAAAAGCTGCATCCTGGCTTAGAAAAAGTTCAATGGGTTGATTTCAACAACCACAATGGTGATTTCCATGCCAACTTCAGCGAGCTGGTCAGAACCCTGGATACAGACATGGAGTATCTCCGATCGCACACGCGCTTATTGGTAAAAGCGATCGAGTGGGATCGGGAGGAACGCAATCCGGACTATTTGTTGCGGGGCAAGAACCTGACCGATGCAGAACGCTGGCTTCAGGCAAGTGCTGCGAAACACCCCCAAGCCACCACGCTTCAGACACAGTACGTCATCACCAGTCGTAAGGCTCCGTTTCCCAAACCCAAGCTCCAAACTGCCGTCTTAACCAGTTTGGCGGTTGCAACTTTAGTCATGGGAATCCGCTTTTTAGGGTTGCTTCAGCCGTTAGAACTGGCAGCGTATGATGGGCTGATGCGGCTACGACCGAGTGAAGAAAAAGACGATCGCTTACTGGTTGTAGAAATTAATGACCAGGATGCGCGAGATCAAATTAATCGGGAAGAAATCGGGTTGGGATCAGGATTGAAAGATCCTTCCTTAGAGCGGCTACTGAGCAAATTAGCACAATATAAACCCAGGATTATTGGTTTGGACATTTACCGGGACTTTAACGCCAAAGTACCCGCCCTTGCCGATCGCCTCCGCAACACCGATCATCTGGTTGGTGTTTGTGACATTTCTCGCAAGAATAACTTAGTAGGGGGTGCGGAACCGATTCGAGAAATCCGGTTCGATCGGATACCCGATCGAACGGGGTTTAGCACCCCTGTGGTAGATGAGGGCGAGATGAATCGTCGTCAGCTTCTGATGTACCCATCAGGTTCCAAGTTTTGTCGAGGGGTGCAGGAGTCGTTCGGGCTGGTAATTGCCCGCCGCTACTTGCAAGCTGAAGGAAAGCCCCATCAACTTCCTCTGTGGTCATCTGACCAAAAGGAGTACCGGGGAGATTTAACGCTAAATGGGATTCGGTTGCCACGATTGGGGAACTGGTCTGGAGGCTACCAGCAAAATTTGAATGCAGAGGCGAAAGTCCAAACCCTGCTGAAGTATCGAACATTTGATGGAAATCCCGATGGAGAGCGGACGAAATTTGCGGATCATGTATCGCTCGCGGAGGCTCTGAAGGATAGCTTTAACGGGGAGCGGGTAAAAGATCGGATTGTCCTGATTGGTTTCACCAGCGAATCGGTGTCGAATGATTACTCCAACACTCCCTATGGGCGAATTCCAGGCGTATGGATTCAGGCACAGAGCGTGAGTCAAATTTTGAGCACGGCTTTAGAGGGGCGTTCCCTGATCTGGTGGTTACCCTGCTGGGGTGATGCCCTCT